One genomic segment of Cryptococcus neoformans var. neoformans JEC21 chromosome 8 sequence includes these proteins:
- a CDS encoding RNA polymerase II transcription factor, putative produces the protein MSFAAPDDRAYYNYSRAPGSAHGPGHESTSPDQRLPSSHGYNKGASAPNESPNQVYHPEMAGPPGSSHSYPPQPMTPLTGSSAYPPQHPPSGSYYLPPQQQQQQQSEQPIPSPPSSSNRPPSATGYTPDGQPIIPVGVSGGKMFRCRGYGDCDKVFTRSEHLARHVRKHTGERPFPCHCGKAFSRLDNLRQHAATVHAEQAQLNETMLASLAPIHAALSQRASREQRRRGEVVEVPKGAVERRRETRKAQAAQAAAAAQAAATNGHSQQNSPYAQYHESQWNAPPHPRPRTNGGYDYPYVPEHSLNDDAGPSRRPSSSAGYGYQQGYYDSARPPTAPGSGSSGESMSGLPYPYRPMSASGRELPVPAHYSESEPPAPAHGPPPQSPMYGNVPPAQQQPPNWSSPPGHGTYPPHDTAAYPPPPEGYYPPAHAAHGSYPPREDVYEYHPPGWQGQYPPAAANGGPYAQGYGTGAPPTAPPPHESPFQYNVPNPGAEGYPYQNYDSRKRRAEDDFGKDDRKHPRPSSSSNSQLPDSSTPAHANGAHGAPHPHPHPGAAPGNGAMDPPRPHDPNWLPATTERRGSLAISALLGSPPKAVRSRPSTADGGTAGAHGYESYHYDPHGQVSDDQQTDGDKEREEKGEVKKHGDKKKL, from the exons ATGAGCTTCGCAGCTCCCGACGACCGAGCATATTATAACTACTCCCGTGCGCCAGGCTCCGCTCACGGTCCCGGTCACGAATCTACTTCGCCTGATCAGAGActtccttcatctcatGGTTACAACAAGGGTGCATCCGCACCTAACGAATCACCTAATCAAGTATACCATCCCGAAATGGCAGGTCCTCCTGGTTCTTCCCATAGTtatcctcctcaacctaTGACGCCACTCACTGGCTCTAGCGCTTATCCACCccaacatcctccttctggtAGTTACTATCTGCCCCcgcagcaacagcaacaacaacaatcgGAACAACCTattccttcccctcctaGCAGCTCTAACCGACCTCCTTCAGCTACTGGTTATACCCCCGATGGGCAGCCTATCATCCCCGTAGGTGTGTCTGGTGGCAAAATGTTTAGGTGCAGAGGTTACGGTGATTGTGACAAGGTCTTTACAAGAAGTGAGCATTTGGCAAGGCATGTGAG AAAACATACCGGTGAACGTCCTTTCCCTTGTCACTGTGGCAAAGCATTCTCCAGGCTCGACAACCTACGTCAGCACGCTGCTACCGTCCACGCTGAACAGGCTCAGCTGAATGAAACCATGCTTGCTTCTCTCGCGCCTATCCACGCTGCCCTTTCTCAGCGTGCTAGCAGAGAACAACGACGAAGAGGTGAAGTTGTCGAGGTGCCTAAGGGTGCAGTCGAACGACGTCGCGAGACCCGCAAAGCCCAAGCCGCTCAAGCCGCCGCCGCTGCCCAAGCTGCTGCTACAAATGGCCACAGCCAGCAAAACTCTCCTTACGCTCAGTACCACGAATCTCAGTGGAATGCCCcccctcatcctcgaccCAGGACTAATGGCGGGTATGATTACCCTTATGTGCCTGAGCATAGTCTTAATGACGATGCTGGACCATCAAGGAGACCCAGTTCGTCTGCGGGCTATGGCTACCAACAGGGCTACTATGACTCTGCTCGACCTCCTACTGCCCCTGGGTCTGGTTCTTCTGGCGAGTCGATGTCTGGGTTGCCTTACCCCTACCGACCCATGTCTGCTTCAGGCCGTGAACTCCCCGTTCCTGCGCATTATTCCGAGTCTGAgcctcctgctcctgcccACGGCCCTCCTCCCCAGTCACCAATGTACGGCAACGTCCCTCCTGCTCAACAACAGCCTCCCAACTGGTCTTCTCCTCCGGGACACGGTACCTACCCTCCTCACGACACCGCTGCataccctcctcctcccgaAGGCTATTACCCTCCTGCACATGCTGCTCACGGCTCATATCCTCCTAGGGAAGACGTGTACGAGTACCATCCTCCAGGTTGGCAGGGCCAGTACCCTCCTGCGGCGGCTAATGGCGGACCCTACGCTCAGGGATACGGCACCGGTGCACCCCCAActgctcctccacctcacGAGTCTCCCTTCCAATACAACGTTCCCAATCCAGGCGCTGAGGGTTACCCATATCAAAACTACGACTCCCGCAAGCGTCGCGCGGAAGATGACTTTGGCAAGGATGACCGTAAACACCCCcggccatcatcatcttctaaCTCTCAACTTCCCGATAGTTCCACCCCTGCTCACGCGAACGGCGCGCACGGtgctcctcatcctcaccctcatccCGGTGCGGCACCAGGTAATGGAGCCATGGACCCTCCACGCCCGCATGATCCCAACTGGTTGCCTGCCACTACGGAGAGAAGGGGTAGTTTGGCGATCTCCGCGTTGTTAGGTAGTCCTCCCAAGGCGGTGAGGAGTAGACCCTCGACAGCTGATGGCGGTACGGCGGGTGCGCACGGGTACGAAAGTTATCATTATGACCCCCATGGTCAGGTATCCGATGATCAACAGACAGATGGGGacaaggagagggaagagaagggggaAGTGAAGAAACATGGTgataagaagaagctgtaa